The following proteins come from a genomic window of Bacteroidales bacterium:
- a CDS encoding BlaI/MecI/CopY family transcriptional regulator: MNKVLTKAEEQVMQTLWKLERAGLKAVTDSMPDPKPHTSTVATILKILSEKGFIHVEPIGRMHFYSPAISKEEYSGKRIEGIAYSYFDGSFNQVISHMVKSKNVSIEDLELLIAQLKGKK, encoded by the coding sequence ATGAACAAGGTATTGACCAAAGCAGAAGAGCAGGTAATGCAGACTTTATGGAAATTGGAACGTGCCGGATTAAAAGCGGTAACGGATTCGATGCCTGATCCCAAGCCACATACTAGTACAGTGGCCACCATACTGAAGATCCTTTCGGAAAAAGGTTTTATTCATGTCGAACCTATTGGACGCATGCACTTTTATTCGCCGGCCATCAGCAAAGAAGAATATTCCGGTAAGCGGATAGAAGGTATTGCATATTCATATTTTGATGGTTCCTTTAACCAGGTGATTTCACATATGGTGAAAAGTAAAAACGTAAGTATTGAAGATCTGGAGCTGCTGATTGCCCAATTGAAGGGTAAAAAGTAG
- a CDS encoding peptidoglycan DD-metalloendopeptidase family protein, producing MHRKAYFCLIILVLLSSCKTAKRSVTTQKTPAKSHGVSKPSTHAIKTSSRYPAVEYYGDSWNTEHVRYSSDPKPSGTVHLNMIPSGTSDFVIPACGRISSEFGPRNGSMHTGIDVKVELNDPVYCAFDGMVRMATTYSAYGKMVVVRHENGLETLYSHLNTIAVKVNQRVKAGDRIGGGGKTGRATGVHLHFETRFKGEPFNPRLVIDFEKCRLKTNTLVLNEDSYKLYNKNLQLASSAPKQPAKEKQEVKKTAVRPVRQVEHVVVKGDTLYNISQRYGTTVDSLRRVNNLSQGAAIQIGQKLVVETNK from the coding sequence ATGCATCGTAAAGCATATTTTTGTTTGATCATTCTTGTTTTACTATCAAGCTGTAAAACAGCAAAGAGATCTGTTACCACACAAAAAACACCTGCGAAATCACATGGTGTATCGAAACCGAGTACCCATGCAATAAAAACCTCATCCCGTTACCCGGCAGTTGAATATTATGGAGATAGTTGGAATACGGAACATGTCCGTTATTCTTCAGACCCGAAGCCGTCGGGAACTGTTCATTTAAATATGATTCCATCAGGAACCAGCGATTTCGTGATACCGGCTTGCGGAAGGATTTCTTCTGAATTCGGTCCGCGTAACGGGAGTATGCACACAGGGATTGATGTTAAAGTAGAACTGAATGATCCTGTTTATTGTGCTTTTGATGGGATGGTGCGCATGGCTACGACTTATAGTGCTTATGGCAAGATGGTGGTTGTTCGTCATGAGAATGGCCTGGAGACTTTATATAGCCATCTGAATACAATTGCAGTAAAAGTAAATCAACGTGTTAAAGCTGGAGATCGAATCGGTGGTGGAGGAAAAACAGGGCGTGCTACCGGTGTACACCTTCATTTCGAGACCCGTTTCAAAGGGGAACCTTTTAATCCCAGATTGGTGATTGATTTTGAAAAGTGTAGATTGAAAACAAATACTTTAGTCCTGAACGAGGACAGCTATAAACTGTATAATAAAAACCTGCAATTAGCATCGTCCGCTCCAAAACAACCTGCTAAAGAAAAGCAGGAAGTAAAAAAAACAGCTGTTCGTCCGGTCAGGCAAGTCGAGCATGTGGTGGTAAAAGGGGATACATTATATAATATATCACAACGTTATGGAACTACTGTCGATTCACTTCGCAGGGTCAATAATTTGTCACAGGGGGCTGCTATACAGATTGGGCAGAAATTAGTAGTGGAAACCAACAAATAA